In a genomic window of Cloacibacillus sp.:
- a CDS encoding extracellular solute-binding protein: protein MAAVLACCQPWKMVEEPEPPVPLEPRYSWNKFHGCTLTVWGRDAGLKRPYIVRAFKRYEDLTGNRIKVVALPVGEFEKVTALAFESGREAPDLILSFGGTNIDAFMPDKNFYDFTKAEWVDDLTDTAISQAIYHGRVIGLPHWEASISGTIYNKKIFADLNITPPKTMKEFLRVCDILLESGVTPFYLAGGSPSILHYQFPLDTVVKDESLLRRLNDGTLGYPDLPQMRMIVEWYRLMAERGYLGGNYERNDWDGMSEALKSGRYAMMLGWDTWLYTEFKGDPSNFGLMPAFIGVPEEGTFEGPNLSMLMVNKNSPQAEAAVELVSFMADPYNYNHAFKGIYTAPVFKNQLEQISTPQYVEAAEWIEKCYHDSAAWLRIRGFSQSDAVCILRYMSGRNGYTAERCLREMETLRRKRFK, encoded by the coding sequence TTGGCGGCGGTCTTAGCCTGTTGCCAGCCGTGGAAGATGGTGGAAGAGCCTGAGCCTCCAGTTCCGCTTGAGCCCAGATACAGCTGGAACAAGTTTCACGGGTGTACGCTTACCGTATGGGGGCGGGATGCCGGTCTGAAACGGCCGTACATCGTGCGCGCCTTCAAACGTTATGAGGATCTTACCGGCAACCGGATAAAAGTAGTGGCGCTGCCGGTAGGAGAGTTTGAAAAAGTGACGGCGCTCGCTTTTGAAAGCGGCAGGGAGGCTCCGGACCTCATACTCAGCTTTGGCGGGACCAATATAGACGCCTTTATGCCCGACAAAAATTTCTATGACTTCACGAAGGCCGAGTGGGTCGACGACCTTACCGACACCGCCATCAGCCAGGCCATATACCACGGCCGGGTGATCGGACTGCCGCACTGGGAGGCATCCATCTCCGGCACGATTTATAATAAAAAGATATTTGCCGATTTAAATATAACGCCCCCGAAAACGATGAAGGAATTTTTACGGGTCTGCGACATCCTGCTGGAGAGCGGCGTCACGCCCTTTTACCTCGCCGGCGGTTCTCCCTCCATACTGCACTATCAGTTTCCACTCGACACCGTCGTTAAAGACGAGAGTCTCCTTCGCCGCCTCAATGACGGTACACTGGGATATCCGGACCTGCCGCAGATGCGCATGATCGTGGAATGGTACCGCCTGATGGCCGAGCGCGGATACCTGGGAGGCAATTATGAACGAAACGACTGGGACGGCATGAGCGAGGCCCTGAAGAGCGGCAGATATGCGATGATGCTGGGGTGGGACACCTGGCTTTACACCGAATTTAAGGGCGATCCATCTAATTTTGGACTAATGCCCGCCTTTATCGGCGTACCGGAAGAGGGGACCTTCGAGGGGCCGAACCTTTCCATGCTTATGGTAAATAAAAACAGCCCGCAGGCGGAGGCGGCAGTGGAGCTGGTCTCCTTCATGGCGGACCCCTATAATTATAACCACGCCTTCAAAGGGATATATACGGCTCCGGTATTCAAAAACCAGCTGGAGCAGATATCCACGCCGCAATATGTGGAGGCCGCCGAATGGATCGAGAAATGCTACCATGATTCCGCGGCGTGGCTGCGCATCCGTGGTTTTTCACAATCGGACGCCGTCTGCATATTGCGCTATATGAGTGGTAGGAACGGATATACGGCGGAACGGTGTCTGAGGGAAATGGAGACGCTGCGCAGGAAAAGGTTCAAATAG